One region of Triticum aestivum cultivar Chinese Spring chromosome 6B, IWGSC CS RefSeq v2.1, whole genome shotgun sequence genomic DNA includes:
- the LOC123137494 gene encoding protein MIS12 homolog isoform X2: protein MEGDGETSAAEAALGLNPQTFINEVLNFVDDICFQAFEEGAPTAVGAATATNKAEELKRGVNEIHHLVKHVLDKRMNNWEMYCLRKCLTVPEGFVPPEDDNSSAMVLHKEGNSDLELDAELNSLRKKLADANKESEELQREISSLERQTTYKSNLNSSIAEVLKLFEDKSVQENIQAIANTIPKLHQKMKVMKRKKVELEAMVGQNVWNVNCLRDQKRLAPGSAPSTEDIQEVNAAVNGSREE from the exons ATGGAAGGGGACGGCGAGAcctcggcggcggaggcggcgctcggACTGAACCCTCAGACCTTCATCAACGAGGTCCTCAACTTCGTCGACGACATCTGCTTCCAGGCCTTCGA GGAAGGCGCCCCCACGGCGGTCGGCGCCGCCACGGCGACCAATAAGGCCGAGGAGCTGAAACGG GGAGTAAATGAAATTCACCACTTGGTAAAGCATGTATTGGACAAGAGAATGAACAATTGGGAGATGTATTGCCTTCGGAAGTGTTTAACTGTACCTGAAGGATTTGTGCCACCTGAAGAT GATAATTCTTCTGCAATGGTGTTGCATAAAGAAGGGAATTCTGATTTGGAACTGGATGCAGAACTTAATTCTTTGAGAAAAAAACTGGCAGAT GCTAACAAGGAATCTGAAGAACTTCAAAGAGAAATTTCTTCCTTGGAAAGGCAAACTACATACAAGAGTAACCTTAATTCCTCTATCGCTGAAGTACTGAAGTTGTTTGAAGACAAATCTGTTCAAGAGAATATACAAG CTATTGCGAACACAATACCAAAATTGCACCAGAAAATGAAGGTTATGAAAAGGAAAAAGGTTGAGCTTGAGGCCATGGTGGGCCAAAATGTTTGGAACGTCAATTGTCTTAGAGACCAGAAGCGTTTAGCACCAG GTTCCGCTCCTAGCACCGAGGACATTCAAGAGGTGAACGCGGCTGTGAATGGCTCGCGGGAGGAGTAA
- the LOC123137495 gene encoding uncharacterized protein, translated as MDARTPRHQRLLRTPRGPPTPHHPRHHPGTPGQNPIRYVPAAAPISPRSAAAAVAAMEDDAITTLMDIDDSPRSAAGAGFLDDDDEGDLLHSHRMGGRGNEARGPLPFAGFFNTFDGADFDDSDLA; from the coding sequence ATGGACGCCAGGACGCCCCGCCACCAAAGGCTGCTCCGCACCCCGCGCGGCCCACCGACGCCCCATCACCCCCGCCACCACCCCGGCACGCCCGGCCAAAACCCTATCCGCTACGTCCCTGCCGCCGCCCCGATCTCCCCgcgctccgctgccgccgccgtcgccgccatggaGGACGACGCCATCACCACGCTCATGGACATCGACGACTCCCCCCGCAGCGCCGCCGGCGCAGGCTtcctcgacgacgacgacgagggggACCTCCTCCACTCCCACCGCATGGGCGGCCGCGGGAACGAGGCCCGGGGCCCCCTCCCCTTCGCCGGCTTCTTCAACACCTTCGACGGCGCCGACTTCGACGACTCCGATCTGGCCTGA
- the LOC123137494 gene encoding protein MIS12 homolog isoform X1 yields MEGDGETSAAEAALGLNPQTFINEVLNFVDDICFQAFEYCLQEGAPTAVGAATATNKAEELKRGVNEIHHLVKHVLDKRMNNWEMYCLRKCLTVPEGFVPPEDDNSSAMVLHKEGNSDLELDAELNSLRKKLADANKESEELQREISSLERQTTYKSNLNSSIAEVLKLFEDKSVQENIQAIANTIPKLHQKMKVMKRKKVELEAMVGQNVWNVNCLRDQKRLAPGSAPSTEDIQEVNAAVNGSREE; encoded by the exons ATGGAAGGGGACGGCGAGAcctcggcggcggaggcggcgctcggACTGAACCCTCAGACCTTCATCAACGAGGTCCTCAACTTCGTCGACGACATCTGCTTCCAGGCCTTCGAGTACTGCCTCCA GGAAGGCGCCCCCACGGCGGTCGGCGCCGCCACGGCGACCAATAAGGCCGAGGAGCTGAAACGG GGAGTAAATGAAATTCACCACTTGGTAAAGCATGTATTGGACAAGAGAATGAACAATTGGGAGATGTATTGCCTTCGGAAGTGTTTAACTGTACCTGAAGGATTTGTGCCACCTGAAGAT GATAATTCTTCTGCAATGGTGTTGCATAAAGAAGGGAATTCTGATTTGGAACTGGATGCAGAACTTAATTCTTTGAGAAAAAAACTGGCAGAT GCTAACAAGGAATCTGAAGAACTTCAAAGAGAAATTTCTTCCTTGGAAAGGCAAACTACATACAAGAGTAACCTTAATTCCTCTATCGCTGAAGTACTGAAGTTGTTTGAAGACAAATCTGTTCAAGAGAATATACAAG CTATTGCGAACACAATACCAAAATTGCACCAGAAAATGAAGGTTATGAAAAGGAAAAAGGTTGAGCTTGAGGCCATGGTGGGCCAAAATGTTTGGAACGTCAATTGTCTTAGAGACCAGAAGCGTTTAGCACCAG GTTCCGCTCCTAGCACCGAGGACATTCAAGAGGTGAACGCGGCTGTGAATGGCTCGCGGGAGGAGTAA